The following nucleotide sequence is from Halomonas chromatireducens.
TCCGGCCATCAACCACCCGGTGGCAGCGACCTTCTTCAAGCAGGCGGCCAAGCGCGGCACCAGGTTCATCATCATCGATCCCCGTGGCCAGTCGCTGGATGCCTATGCACACCTCAGCGTGCGGTTCACGCCAGGGTCCGACGTATCGCTGTTCAATGCCCTGCTCAATGTCATCGTCACCGAGGGCCTCTTTGATGAGGCGTATGTCGCCCAACACACCGAGGGGTTCGAAGCGCTCAAGGCCCATGTGGCGCCCATGACCCCCGAAGCGATGTCCGGGGCATGTGGCGTGGATCCGGCAACCATCCGTGAAGTGGCGCGTGTCTATGCCACCGCGGAGAGGGCGATGATCTTCTGGGGCATGGGTATTTCCCAGCACACCCACGGCACGGACAACGCCCGTTGCCTCATCTCGCTGGCGCTGGCCTGCGGCCAGATCGGCCGTCCGGGCACGGGCCTGCATCCGCTGCGTGGGCAGAACAACGTCCAGGGAGCCTCCGATGCGGGCCTGATTCCCATGGTGCTGCCCGACTACCAACCGGTCGCTGATGCCCAGGTTCGTGCCGCTTTCGAAGAGCTGTGGAATACGCCGCTGGACGACCAGCCGGGGTTGACCGTGGTGGAGATCATGCACGCCATTCATGACGGTACGATCAAGGGCATGTATATCCAGGGCGAGAACCCCGCCATGTCCGATCCGGACCTGGCTCATGCCCGCAGTGCCCTGGCGCAACTGGAACATCTGGTGGTGCAGGATCTGTTCGTGACCGAGACCGCCCAGTTCGCCGATGTGATACTGCCGGCTTCCGCCTGGCCGGAGAAGGATGGCACCGTTACCAATACCAACCGACAGGTACAGCTTGGCCGCGCCGCTGTGCCCATGCCCGGGGAAGCCCGGACGGACTGGTGGATCATCCAGGAGATCGCCCGGCGCTTCGACCTCGATTGGCACTACGATCACCCCCGCGACGTCTTCGCGGAAATGAAGCAGGGCATGCCTTCGCTGGATCACATCAGCTGGGAGCGCCTGGAGCGGGAGGCGTCGGTGACCTATCCCTGCCCGGCAGACGACGAGCCGGGAGCCGATGTGGTATTCAGCGATGCCTTCCACACCGAGAGCGGCCGCGCATCCTTCTCGCCGACCCTGCCGCTGCCACCGGACGAGCCGATCGATGCCGAGTACCCGGTCGTGCTCACGACCGGGCGCCAGTTGGAGCACTGGCATACCGGCTCCATGACCCGGCGTGCCCAGGTGCTCGACGACCTGGAGCCGGAAGCGGTGGCTACCCTGGCACCGGCTGAGATGCGCCGGCTGGGGGTGGAACCCGGCTCTGCCCTTACCATCACCACGCGCAGGGGGAGCATTACCCTGTCGGTACGTACCGACCCGGGCATGCCCGAGGGTATGGTTTTCGTGCCGTTCTGCTACGCCGAGGCTGCCGCCAACATCCTGACCAACCCGGCGCTGGATCCCTTCGGCAAGATTCCGGAGTTCAAGTATGCCGCCTGTCGCTTGAGTGCCGCAAAGGCATCGGCGCCGGTGGAGAGCGTATAAGGAGGAGAGCAGACCGATGATGATCGTCGACCTGATCGATGACGATGATTTCCGTGACCGCTTGGTGGCGCTCGGTATCCGTATCCCCGAGGGAGCCAGTCCGGAAACCAGCGCCCGCCTGGCACGGCTTCAGCATGACGAGGAGGGCGTGCCCGGTCTTCAGGAGCTGGTGCAGGCGCTTGGCGAGCGGACCGACATCATGCTGCCCTCGGTGAGGGCGGCACTGCATGAGGTCCTGTTGCCTGCCCTCCAATAGCAGGGTCGAATCAACGTAGCGTAATACTGGACGACGCCCCTGACTCGAGAGAGTTGGGGGCGTTTTTCGGTGTGCCAGGCCCATGTCAGGGTGCCACATCGTCGGCCTGATCGCTGTTGGCTTGGTCATCCCTGTTGACCTGGTCATGACGTGGTCGAAACAACGCGAGCTGAAATGACGGGACCCGCGCAGAGGCGGGTCCCGTCAGGTAGGGGGGGCAGCGATCAGCCGCGTACGACTTGAAGACTGGGTGTGACCTGGCCGATATGTTCCTGCAGTCGCTCGCAGTACCAGTCGATGAAGTCGATGACGCCGAACTCATAGGTGGGTGAGTAGGGGCCTGGCGAGTAGGCCTTCGAGTTGATGCCGCGCTGGTTCTCTTCGGCCAGCCGACGGTCCTGGTCGTTGGTGGCGTCCCACACGCGTCGTAGTGCCGTCGGATCGTAGTCGACGCCTTCCACCGCGTCCTTGTGTACCAGCCACTTGGTTGTCACCACGGTCTGCTGTGGTCCCAGCGGCATGACGCGAAAGACCACCGCGTGATCGCCCATGACATGGTTCCAGGAGTTGGGCAGGTGCAGGATGCGCAGCGAACCCATGTCGGGGTCGGTCAGTTTGCCGAGCAGTCGCTTGCAGCCCTGTGTGCCGTCCATGGTCATGGAAACGCGCCCTTCGAGCAGGGGGGTGCGGGTCAGGCGATTCCGGCGGCCGTGGCGCTGCAACGCCCAGGGGATATCGAGCGAATCCCAGTCGCTTTGCTTTTTTGCCACCAGGGCCTTGTAGGCATCGGTGGCACGAGGATCGTCGGTATCGTCGAATTCCTGTAGCGAATTGAGCAGCTCCGGGTGAGCGCCGTTACAGTGATAGCATTCGCGATTGTTCTCGATGACGAGCTTCCAGTTGGCCTGCTCGACGATGGTGGACTCCACGGCGACCTTGGCGTTCTCCAGGTCATGTGGGGCCAGATAGCGCGATACGCTCGCCAGGAAGTCATCGATGGAGGGAGGCGTGTCGGACAGGCAGATGAAGATGAAGCCGCCGGCAATCTCTACGGCGATGGGGCGCAATCCATACTCGGCGAGATCGAAGTCGCTGCCCATATCGCTGCCAGCGAACAATAGCCGGCCGTCGAGCTCATAGGTCCACTGATGATAGGGGCAGACCAGCTTGGCCACCTTGCCGCGTGACTGGGTGCAGAGCCGCGACCCGCGATGGCGGCAGACATTGTGGAACGCGTGAATGGCACCCTCGGCACCACGGACGATGATGATGGGGTTATCGCCCACGTCGAGAGTAAGGTAGTTCCCCTTGGCCGGTATCTCGCAGCTCATGCCGGCAAACAGCCACTCCTTCTCGAAGATCGTCTCCATGTCGAGGGCGAAGAATCGGCCATCGTTGTAGAACGGCTGAGCCAGCGAGAAGCCAGGCTGGCGGTTGTCGAGACGGGAAGCCACATCATGACGAGTGGCATAGAGTGGGTCGTCGAGCGGCGAGGGTGTAGCAGTGGACATCAAGGGCATCCTTTTTGACGGGCTGGTGAATTAGGTTCGCGTCATCCGGGACCTTGCGGAACCATCGGAGGCAAGCAGAGTGTGGTCCAGCGTCGAGATGGGTCCATGCCTTGCAGCGACGCCGACAGGTGTGGTTACGACCTGGGTTATGTCGATGTCATGGGCGGCTGGCCTCTTCAGGCAAGTCGATGTCGCTGGCAGAACAATGGGGGGAGTCTCCCAACCCTCAAAATGTCCTTAAACAACGATCTAGCCATGAACGGCTGGCCCCCAACCTTCTGGCTTACCCTTGGCGAGACGAGATATGACAATGAACTTCCTCAATCCTGTCACTACCCAGACATGGACCAACGGCCGCCATATGGTGCGCTGCGTCAAGGTGATTCAGGAGACCTGGGATGTGCGTACCTTCTGCTTCATGGCGGAGCAGCCGGTGCTGTTCTTCTTCAAGCCGGGGCAGTTCGTGACTCTGGAGCTGGAGATCGATGGCGAGGCGATCATGCGCTCCTACACCATCTCCAGTTCGCCATCGATTCCCTACAGCATCTCGATCACCGTCAAGCGGGTGCCGGGTGGCCGGGTGTCCAACTGGCTGCATGACAACATGAAGGTCGGCGACGAGCTGCCGGTGCATGGTCCGGTGGGCAACTTCAACTCGATTGACTTTCCCGCCGACAAGGTACTGTTCCTCTCCGGTGGCGTTGGCATTACGCCGCTGATGTCGATGACCCGCTGGTTCTTCGACACCAACGCCAGTGTCGATGTGGAGTTCATTCATAGTGCGCGTGCCCCGCGTGACGTCATCTACCATCGCGAACTGGTGCATATGTTCTCGAGAATTCCCGAGTTCAAGCTGCATATCGTGTGTGAGAAAAAGGATGACGTTGGCGAGGCCTGGGCCGGCTACCGCGGGTATCTGACCCAGCCGATGCTGGAGTTGATGGCACCCGACTTTTTGGATCGTGAGATCTTCTGCTGCGGCCCCACGCCCTACATGAACGCAATCAAGCGCATCCTGCACGATAACGGCTTCGACATGAGCCACTATCATGAGGAGTCCTTCGGCGCCACGCCGCTGGATGTGCGAGAGGACGTACTGGAACTGGCTGAACAGGCCGAGGCAGAGGCCGAGGAGGTCGATGTCGCCGACATGCTCAGTGTGGAATTCAGCACCTCAGGCAAGAGCGTGCGCATCCAGCCGGGCGAGACGGTGCATTCCGCTGCCGCGAAGCTCGGGCTCCACATCCCCAAGGCCTGCGGTATGGGCATCTGTGGCACCTGTCGTGTCCCGTTGGCTTCCGGCGAGGTGGAAATGGAGCACAACGGTGGCATTACCGATGAGGATGTTGCCGAGGGGTATATCCTTTCATGTTGTAGTACGCCCAAGGGTAATGTGGTCGTCGATTTCTAGGCTGCCCAACGACACTCCTAGGCCAGTCACTCCTTGGTCGGCCACAAGAAGAGCCCCGCACATGCGGGGCTCTTCTCGTTGACGCTTTCTCTTTCTGTTCCATGCTCCCCGTTTCAGGGAGGCCCTTAGGCCTCCCTGTGTCGCCAGGGTCAGCCGAGGTTTGTCTTGAGTACTGGCTTGCTGCGGGGTTCGCTCATCAGTCCCTTGACGATGGTGTAGCAGCCTACCAGCAGCACCAGGGTGAAGGGCAGGCCGGTAGAGACCGCCATGGCCTGAAGGGCCGCGAGCCCACCGCCTAGCAGCAGGGCGATGGCAATCAATCCCTCGACAGTTGCCCAGAAAACTCGCTGGGGCTTGGGGGCGTTGACCTTGCCCCCGGCAGTGATGGTATCGATGACCAGTGAGCCGGAGTCCGACGAGGTGATGAAGAACACCACGACCAGCACGATGCCGATGAAGGACGTTATGGCTGCCAGCGGCAGCTCGGCCAGCATCACGAACAGCTGCAGTTCGAGCGCAGCATCCTGGACCCCTTCGAACCCCGCCGATACCAACTGGTGGATACCGGTACCGCCGAAGGCGGACATCCACAATACAGAAACCAGCGATGGCACCAGCAGCACGGCGATCAGGAACTCGCGCACCGTGCGGCCACGACTGATCCGGGCGATGAACATGCCGACGAACGGAGACCAGGAGATCCACCAGGCCCAGTAGAAGGCGGTCCAGCCCTGGCTGAAGTTGGCGTCTTCGCGACCGAACGGATTGGATAGCGCCGGCAGGTAGGTGGCATAGGCCAGCAGGCTGTCGAAGAATCCGTTCATGATGACCAGCGTGGGTCCGACGACGATGACGAAGGCGAGTAACAGGAAGGCCAGCACCATGTTGAGCTGGGAAAGCCGTTTCACGCCCTTGTCCACGCCGGCAACGATGGAAAGGATGGCGATAAACGTGATACCGACGATCAACAGCATCATGGTCAAGTTGCCGTCCGGGATGCCGAACAGGTAGCCGAGTCCGGCGGCGGCCTGCGATGCGCCGAGACCCAGTGAGGTTGCCAGACCGAAAAGGGTGGCA
It contains:
- the fdhF gene encoding formate dehydrogenase subunit alpha, whose protein sequence is MNQETFTLTLDGHEISATPGETLWQVAKRAGETIPHLCFKDAPGYRSDGNCRACMVEIEGERILAASCLRQAAAGMVVRSATSDRARVAREGVLELLAVDQPARHASPDRSSHFWAMADQLAVDADAVRQWLPEQGERSQPTVHHVADRESSLTQDRSHSAMAVDLDACIECNLCVRACREVQVNDVIGMAHRGAASKIVFDFDDPMGDSTCVACGECVQACPTGALMPATLVDAAGHGDSRAADRKVDSVCPYCGVGCQLTYHVKDDRILFVEGRDGPSNQNRLCVKGRFGFDYPNHPARITRPLIRKAGVPKGLDPAFDPAAPLTHFREASWDEALDMAADGLKRLKVEHGPAALAGFGSAKCTNEEAWLFQKLVRTGFGTNNVDHCTRLCHASSVAALMECIGSGAVTASFMQAEKADVVILTGCNPAINHPVAATFFKQAAKRGTRFIIIDPRGQSLDAYAHLSVRFTPGSDVSLFNALLNVIVTEGLFDEAYVAQHTEGFEALKAHVAPMTPEAMSGACGVDPATIREVARVYATAERAMIFWGMGISQHTHGTDNARCLISLALACGQIGRPGTGLHPLRGQNNVQGASDAGLIPMVLPDYQPVADAQVRAAFEELWNTPLDDQPGLTVVEIMHAIHDGTIKGMYIQGENPAMSDPDLAHARSALAQLEHLVVQDLFVTETAQFADVILPASAWPEKDGTVTNTNRQVQLGRAAVPMPGEARTDWWIIQEIARRFDLDWHYDHPRDVFAEMKQGMPSLDHISWERLEREASVTYPCPADDEPGADVVFSDAFHTESGRASFSPTLPLPPDEPIDAEYPVVLTTGRQLEHWHTGSMTRRAQVLDDLEPEAVATLAPAEMRRLGVEPGSALTITTRRGSITLSVRTDPGMPEGMVFVPFCYAEAAANILTNPALDPFGKIPEFKYAACRLSAAKASAPVESV
- a CDS encoding aromatic ring-hydroxylating oxygenase subunit alpha → MSTATPSPLDDPLYATRHDVASRLDNRQPGFSLAQPFYNDGRFFALDMETIFEKEWLFAGMSCEIPAKGNYLTLDVGDNPIIIVRGAEGAIHAFHNVCRHRGSRLCTQSRGKVAKLVCPYHQWTYELDGRLLFAGSDMGSDFDLAEYGLRPIAVEIAGGFIFICLSDTPPSIDDFLASVSRYLAPHDLENAKVAVESTIVEQANWKLVIENNRECYHCNGAHPELLNSLQEFDDTDDPRATDAYKALVAKKQSDWDSLDIPWALQRHGRRNRLTRTPLLEGRVSMTMDGTQGCKRLLGKLTDPDMGSLRILHLPNSWNHVMGDHAVVFRVMPLGPQQTVVTTKWLVHKDAVEGVDYDPTALRRVWDATNDQDRRLAEENQRGINSKAYSPGPYSPTYEFGVIDFIDWYCERLQEHIGQVTPSLQVVRG
- a CDS encoding hybrid-cluster NAD(P)-dependent oxidoreductase gives rise to the protein MTMNFLNPVTTQTWTNGRHMVRCVKVIQETWDVRTFCFMAEQPVLFFFKPGQFVTLELEIDGEAIMRSYTISSSPSIPYSISITVKRVPGGRVSNWLHDNMKVGDELPVHGPVGNFNSIDFPADKVLFLSGGVGITPLMSMTRWFFDTNASVDVEFIHSARAPRDVIYHRELVHMFSRIPEFKLHIVCEKKDDVGEAWAGYRGYLTQPMLELMAPDFLDREIFCCGPTPYMNAIKRILHDNGFDMSHYHEESFGATPLDVREDVLELAEQAEAEAEEVDVADMLSVEFSTSGKSVRIQPGETVHSAAAKLGLHIPKACGMGICGTCRVPLASGEVEMEHNGGITDEDVAEGYILSCCSTPKGNVVVDF
- a CDS encoding BCCT family transporter, producing the protein MKKPENRSPSGKPAAGAEGVPPPEGPSDLIETDYVIGQDNLTGHVKIDLDIHGKVFGISALVTLLFVLLTLALQSEVEPLFTGLRNWLTGHLSWFFLLSANVFVVLCLALVVSPLGKVRIGGLDASPDFSYLSWFSMLFAAGMGIGLMFYGVSEPMSHFSSAMGGTAMENGVRNDWAPLGAAAGNAQESARLSMAATIFHWGLHPWAIYAIVALALAIFAFNKGLPLTMRSIFYPILGERIWGWPGHVIDILAVFATLFGLATSLGLGASQAAAGLGYLFGIPDGNLTMMLLIVGITFIAILSIVAGVDKGVKRLSQLNMVLAFLLLAFVIVVGPTLVIMNGFFDSLLAYATYLPALSNPFGREDANFSQGWTAFYWAWWISWSPFVGMFIARISRGRTVREFLIAVLLVPSLVSVLWMSAFGGTGIHQLVSAGFEGVQDAALELQLFVMLAELPLAAITSFIGIVLVVVFFITSSDSGSLVIDTITAGGKVNAPKPQRVFWATVEGLIAIALLLGGGLAALQAMAVSTGLPFTLVLLVGCYTIVKGLMSEPRSKPVLKTNLG